A part of Bacteroidota bacterium genomic DNA contains:
- a CDS encoding SDR family oxidoreductase, producing MKTENVSTALVTGAGSGIGKSIALQLANLGYKIVAVEEMRHHLNEISSALSNAKHITLQSRFNF from the coding sequence ATGAAAACAGAAAACGTTTCCACGGCACTCGTAACTGGAGCCGGAAGCGGAATTGGCAAATCAATTGCATTACAACTTGCTAATCTGGGATATAAAATTGTAGCCGTTGAAGAAATGAGACATCATTTAAATGAAATTTCGTCTGCCCTAAGCAATGCCAAACATATTACACTACAAAGCCGATTTAATTTCTGA
- a CDS encoding MBOAT family protein has translation MVFPFIHLSRQGYLIDVYRNVTKPEPHFGYFALYVSFFPQLIAGPIERANELIPQLHAPKKLSYDDLMYGCSRMAWGFFKKLVVADTVAGFVNFTFADIESANGIQLYITLLFFAVQLYADFSGYCDIAIGTARLFGIRLSENFNQPYLATSIADYWNRWHITLTAWIRDYIFIPLNRGVTTYSRIYLNTLIVFLLIGLWHGASLSFIVFGLLNGLLSILQSLYKRISFLPKFKSKAGKIFLIIWNFHLLILTGVIFRAKNFTDALLYYKKLFTDFSFGLQKILNGFSGYEFALCCIVAALFVAAVWLPKHFKFKYAYGFLFAVVALVILLGRNNAETFIYFQF, from the coding sequence TTGGTATTTCCTTTTATACATTTAAGTCGCCAAGGCTATTTAATTGATGTATACCGGAATGTAACCAAACCCGAACCACATTTTGGCTATTTCGCTTTATATGTATCCTTTTTTCCTCAATTAATTGCGGGGCCAATTGAACGTGCTAATGAATTAATACCACAATTACATGCGCCAAAAAAATTAAGTTATGATGATTTAATGTATGGTTGTAGCAGAATGGCGTGGGGATTTTTTAAAAAATTAGTTGTTGCAGATACTGTAGCCGGCTTTGTTAATTTCACCTTTGCTGATATCGAAAGTGCAAATGGAATACAACTTTATATTACGCTATTATTTTTCGCTGTGCAATTATATGCCGACTTTAGTGGTTACTGCGATATAGCAATTGGAACTGCACGTTTATTTGGCATTCGTTTATCTGAAAACTTTAATCAGCCGTATCTTGCAACCAGTATTGCCGATTACTGGAACCGTTGGCACATAACACTTACAGCCTGGATTCGCGATTATATTTTTATCCCTTTAAACAGAGGAGTAACTACTTACAGTAGAATTTATTTAAATACGCTTATTGTTTTTTTACTGATTGGATTATGGCATGGTGCCAGCTTAAGTTTTATTGTATTTGGATTGCTGAATGGTTTATTATCCATTTTACAATCATTATATAAACGCATTTCGTTTTTGCCAAAATTCAAATCAAAAGCCGGAAAAATATTTTTAATTATATGGAATTTCCATTTGCTTATTTTGACGGGCGTAATATTCAGAGCAAAAAACTTTACTGATGCCTTGTTATATTATAAAAAACTGTTTACCGATTTTAGTTTCGGTTTACAAAAAATATTGAATGGATTTTCAGGATACGAATTTGCCTTATGTTGTATAGTAGCTGCTTTATTTGTAGCTGCTGTGTGGTTGCCAAAACATTTTAAATTTAAATATGCTTATGGCTTTTTATTTGCAGTAGTGGCGCTGGTAATTTTATTGGGGAGAAACAATGCTGAAACGTTTATTTACTTTCAGTTTTAA
- a CDS encoding sigma-70 family RNA polymerase sigma factor, protein MVNLNHRQLYSNFTLVDKGNLTKSNKDRIFNKEFLPHMDALYNFGFHLTLDEDDANDLVQETFLKAYRFIDSYQQGTNAKAWLFKILKNGFINEYRKKTKQPAKVDYDEVASFHDTDDEGHVEYLDLRQELFQGMLGDEVTRALNQLPVDFKTIILLCDIEEFSYEEIAKIIDIPIGTVRSRLHRARNILKEKLREYAQKEGFKEKR, encoded by the coding sequence ATGGTTAATTTGAATCATCGGCAACTTTATTCTAATTTTACCCTCGTGGACAAAGGCAACCTCACTAAAAGCAACAAAGACCGCATCTTTAATAAGGAGTTTTTACCCCATATGGATGCGCTGTACAACTTTGGCTTTCATCTTACTTTAGACGAAGATGATGCAAATGATCTTGTACAGGAAACTTTTTTGAAGGCTTATCGCTTTATAGATTCGTATCAGCAAGGTACCAATGCCAAAGCGTGGTTGTTTAAAATTCTAAAAAACGGTTTCATCAACGAATACCGTAAAAAAACTAAACAACCGGCGAAAGTTGATTATGATGAGGTAGCGAGTTTTCACGATACCGACGATGAGGGGCATGTTGAATATCTTGACCTGAGACAGGAATTGTTTCAAGGCATGCTTGGAGATGAGGTGACACGGGCGTTGAATCAACTGCCGGTGGACTTTAAAACAATTATCCTTTTATGTGATATTGAGGAGTTTTCATACGAGGAAATTGCTAAAATTATTGACATACCCATCGGAACGGTTAGATCACGCCTTCACAGGGCACGCAATATTTTAAAGGAAAAATTACGCGAATACGCTCAAAAAGAAGGTTTTAAAGAAAAAAGATAA
- a CDS encoding O-antigen ligase family protein: MRSLLRVFPNQFFASLAILGLIVGLVTSKVVLSVATIMIMCNAIINLRIVDNFKRWIGDTTSVLLILLFLVYLLTGFYSDDTGYWIDRCRMKLPFLALPLGFTTVKTLTTKRFQQWLAVYFYVIFAAAIVVCINYFAHFDTLNANLSRGQPIPAPLRDHIRFSLEMAFAIVVGIYLWNNQFRFSNPKEKYLLLSGIIFLVIFIHIFAVRSGIVTLYIAIIVMIFHWLFTKKAYLKGIIALVLLGAFGFSAVQFIPSLHSRMSYFQYEMDLIKKGELHPEHSDAQRLLSIEYGLQIAEKNPLLGVGVGDIKSEMDKLYNQSAGSEFVKSKLPHNQFVYFLAASGIIGFLVFLLSLLYPWVSKKRYKNMLYTVFLLIMVFSFMAEHTLEIQIGTAFYLLFLLLIKKYIDDSQLTTVEAKLHA; encoded by the coding sequence ATGCGTTCATTACTCAGGGTTTTTCCGAATCAGTTTTTTGCCTCTTTAGCTATTTTAGGCTTAATTGTTGGCCTTGTTACCTCAAAAGTGGTGCTTAGTGTAGCCACCATTATGATTATGTGCAATGCCATTATCAATTTGCGCATTGTCGACAATTTTAAACGCTGGATTGGCGATACAACCAGTGTTTTACTCATATTACTATTTCTGGTTTACCTTTTAACGGGGTTTTATTCTGATGATACCGGTTATTGGATTGACCGTTGTCGCATGAAATTGCCCTTTTTAGCCTTACCATTAGGCTTCACTACCGTGAAAACCCTAACTACCAAGAGGTTTCAGCAATGGCTGGCCGTGTATTTTTATGTGATTTTTGCTGCAGCTATCGTAGTATGTATAAATTATTTTGCCCATTTTGACACACTGAACGCTAATTTGTCGAGAGGGCAACCAATTCCCGCTCCTTTGCGCGACCATATCCGTTTTAGTCTGGAAATGGCTTTTGCCATAGTTGTAGGTATTTATTTATGGAACAATCAATTTCGTTTTTCCAATCCGAAAGAAAAATATCTGCTGCTTTCAGGTATCATTTTTTTAGTGATTTTCATTCACATTTTTGCTGTTCGCTCCGGCATCGTTACATTATACATTGCCATAATTGTAATGATTTTTCATTGGTTGTTTACCAAAAAAGCATATTTAAAAGGCATAATCGCATTAGTGCTTTTAGGTGCATTTGGTTTTTCCGCAGTGCAGTTTATACCATCTTTACATTCAAGAATGTCGTACTTCCAATATGAAATGGATTTAATAAAAAAAGGTGAATTACATCCTGAACACAGCGACGCGCAACGTTTATTAAGTATTGAATATGGTTTGCAGATAGCCGAAAAAAATCCGTTGTTAGGTGTTGGCGTTGGGGATATTAAATCGGAAATGGATAAATTATATAATCAAAGTGCGGGCAGTGAATTTGTTAAGTCTAAACTACCGCACAATCAGTTTGTCTATTTTCTTGCAGCAAGTGGTATAATTGGATTTTTGGTATTCTTATTATCGCTGCTGTATCCATGGGTTAGCAAAAAACGATATAAAAATATGTTGTATACCGTGTTTCTGCTGATTATGGTTTTTAGTTTTATGGCTGAACATACATTGGAAATACAAATTGGAACTGCATTTTATCTGTTATTTTTGTTGCTGATAAAAAAATACATCGACGATTCTCAACTTACCACTGTAGAAGCAAAATTACATGCATAA
- a CDS encoding glycosyltransferase family 2 protein → MHKITAIIPTKNEAVHIEAVLASVAWCDEILVVDSFSTDNTVELAKKYTSRVIESEYINSASQKNRAIPQAAHEWILLVDADERVTPELKNEIQNLLKQDIIPHDAYWIYRKNYFMGKEVKYSGWQRDKVIRFFKRDTCRYEEKHVHAEVITSGSVSKLKNKLVHNTYKDIFHYLEKWDRYSTWSANDAAKKVKRPGFFHFIIKPAFRFFKHYIIDLGFLDGWTGFIVCSLAAKGVFMRYVKLYGMMKEKGS, encoded by the coding sequence ATGCATAAAATAACTGCCATCATACCAACAAAAAATGAAGCCGTTCATATTGAAGCGGTATTGGCTTCTGTGGCCTGGTGTGATGAAATTTTAGTTGTTGATTCGTTTAGCACGGACAATACTGTTGAATTAGCAAAAAAATATACTTCCCGCGTTATTGAAAGCGAATATATTAATTCTGCAAGTCAGAAAAACAGGGCTATTCCGCAGGCTGCACACGAATGGATTTTATTAGTAGATGCCGATGAGCGTGTAACCCCTGAATTAAAAAACGAAATACAAAATTTATTAAAACAGGATATAATTCCACACGATGCCTACTGGATTTACCGTAAAAATTATTTTATGGGTAAAGAAGTAAAATACAGCGGATGGCAACGTGATAAGGTAATTCGTTTTTTTAAACGCGATACATGTCGTTATGAAGAAAAACATGTTCATGCAGAAGTTATTACTTCGGGCTCAGTAAGCAAATTAAAAAATAAGTTGGTACACAATACCTATAAAGATATTTTCCATTACCTCGAAAAATGGGATCGTTATTCAACATGGAGTGCAAACGATGCTGCTAAAAAAGTGAAACGTCCGGGGTTTTTTCATTTTATTATTAAACCTGCCTTCCGTTTTTTCAAACATTATATTATCGACCTGGGTTTTTTAGACGGTTGGACGGGATTTATTGTTTGTTCACTTGCTGCAAAAGGCGTGTTTATGCGGTATGTGAAGTTGTACGGAATGATGAAGGAAAAGGGAAGTTAA
- a CDS encoding carboxylesterase family protein, with protein MKTFLFSLSVLCSVLLSAQDYCNMNRFDEFIFEESDIEVTSDVVYGEGINNLGNMQDLKLDIYRPKPALDELTKKPLIFFVHGGGLVGGSKDSQGAVDLGYLYARMGYVYVSIDYRIGWDNGDADDGCGGDTTDLFRATYRAIQDVRAAYRFIKAEADGYGIDTNAIFVEGNSAGSRLILFALYASQSDYDPQFYDELGSIDTAVNAYTNYHFNPMGVITEAGGIEDTSLLYNNSFPHLYFHGTCDSIVPFFSGPTFFCYQPFEYPNLHGSWQLVQMSKRLGRTYQFYIAEGAGHDAVIPDSIIIYAAPFIKDILCNNLQTEEFYRVLGKYKCAVANEGELVIVDIYPNPVIDNIYLQVTSTRDKEIEMAIYNALGQEVISYNLEFYPPIKDYIIDVSGLMRGIYYLRISQRQEIYVSKFFK; from the coding sequence ATGAAAACATTTTTATTTAGTTTATCCGTATTATGTAGTGTGTTGCTGTCTGCTCAGGACTATTGTAACATGAATCGTTTCGATGAATTTATTTTCGAAGAATCAGATATAGAGGTTACTTCAGATGTAGTTTACGGAGAAGGTATTAATAATCTGGGAAATATGCAGGATTTGAAACTGGATATTTACAGGCCTAAACCTGCTCTGGATGAACTCACTAAAAAACCATTAATCTTTTTTGTACATGGTGGCGGATTGGTTGGTGGTTCAAAAGACAGTCAGGGAGCCGTCGACCTTGGTTACTTATATGCGCGCATGGGATATGTATATGTAAGCATCGATTATCGCATAGGTTGGGATAATGGTGATGCTGATGATGGTTGTGGCGGAGATACTACCGATTTATTTCGTGCTACCTACAGAGCTATACAAGATGTGCGCGCGGCTTATCGTTTTATTAAGGCAGAGGCCGATGGTTATGGTATAGATACCAATGCAATTTTTGTTGAAGGCAACAGTGCAGGTTCACGTTTAATTTTGTTTGCCTTATATGCCTCACAAAGTGATTACGACCCACAATTTTATGATGAATTAGGCAGTATTGATACAGCAGTAAATGCGTATACCAATTATCATTTTAATCCAATGGGCGTAATAACTGAAGCAGGAGGAATTGAAGACACCAGTTTATTATATAATAATAGTTTCCCGCATTTATATTTTCATGGTACCTGCGATTCTATCGTTCCGTTTTTTTCCGGCCCAACATTTTTTTGTTATCAGCCCTTTGAATATCCCAATCTGCATGGAAGCTGGCAGTTGGTACAGATGTCGAAACGTTTAGGCAGAACATATCAGTTTTATATTGCCGAAGGTGCAGGACACGACGCCGTTATTCCGGACTCAATAATTATTTATGCAGCACCATTTATAAAAGATATTTTATGTAATAATTTACAAACGGAAGAATTTTACCGTGTGTTGGGAAAATATAAATGTGCGGTTGCAAATGAAGGTGAATTGGTAATTGTTGACATTTATCCGAATCCTGTTATCGACAATATTTATCTGCAGGTAACCAGCACCCGTGATAAAGAAATTGAAATGGCAATTTATAATGCTTTAGGACAGGAAGTAATTAGCTATAACCTGGAATTTTATCCGCCCATAAAAGATTATATCATTGATGTTTCAGGCTTAATGCGCGGTATTTATTATCTACGCATCAGTCAGCGCCAGGAAATTTATGTAAGTAAGTTTTTTAAATAG
- the nadB gene encoding L-aspartate oxidase — protein MHKADFLVIGSGIAGLTFALKTARRFPDKTITIITKAEEEETNTKYAQGGIAAVWDFEKDSYEKHISDTLIAGDGLCKRDIVEIVVKEGPERVKEIINWGADFDKNKEGEYSLGKEGGHSEFRVLHHKDVTGKEIEKTLLEEAVSLPNITIHAHHFVIDIITQHHLGRIVTRHTPDIECYGVYVLNKKNKTIEKIIAKITVMASGGAGQVYKNTTNPLIATGDGMAMVYRAKGRISNMEFVQFHPTSLYQPGVSPSFLITEAIRGAGGELKTSDGQPFMHKYDERKSLAPRDIVARAIDNEMKIRGDEFVYLDCSPIPKEELLNHFPNIYEKCKSIGLDILKDFIPVVPAAHYMCGGVLTDAHGNSSINNLYACGECSSTGLHGANRLASNSLLEALVFANRIYEDAANKIDTIEFQENIPDWNAEGTNEPKEMVMITQSIRELKEIMTNYVGIVRSNERLERALARLHLLYEETEKLYDTTTISPQLCELRNLITIGFLITRGASARKESRGLHYTTDYPERSNWAEDSLF, from the coding sequence ATGCATAAAGCCGATTTTCTTGTAATAGGTTCCGGAATTGCCGGACTAACATTCGCGCTCAAAACAGCACGTCGTTTCCCCGATAAAACAATTACCATCATAACAAAAGCTGAAGAAGAAGAAACCAATACCAAATATGCGCAAGGTGGTATTGCTGCAGTATGGGATTTTGAAAAAGACAGCTATGAAAAACATATTAGCGATACATTAATTGCCGGTGACGGATTATGTAAACGCGATATCGTTGAAATAGTAGTTAAAGAAGGTCCAGAACGTGTTAAGGAAATAATTAATTGGGGTGCAGATTTTGATAAAAATAAAGAAGGTGAATACAGTTTAGGAAAAGAAGGCGGCCATTCAGAATTTCGTGTACTCCATCATAAAGATGTAACAGGAAAAGAAATAGAAAAAACATTATTGGAAGAAGCAGTTTCGTTACCGAATATTACCATTCATGCACACCATTTTGTTATTGATATTATTACACAACATCATCTTGGAAGAATTGTAACAAGGCATACACCGGATATAGAATGTTATGGTGTGTATGTATTAAATAAAAAAAATAAAACCATCGAAAAAATTATTGCAAAAATTACGGTAATGGCGAGCGGTGGTGCCGGACAGGTTTATAAAAATACGACTAATCCATTAATTGCAACCGGTGATGGTATGGCAATGGTGTATCGTGCAAAAGGAAGAATTTCGAATATGGAATTCGTTCAATTTCATCCTACATCATTATATCAACCCGGTGTTTCTCCATCCTTTTTAATTACTGAAGCAATTCGCGGCGCAGGTGGTGAATTAAAAACCAGCGATGGCCAGCCGTTTATGCATAAATACGATGAACGAAAATCGTTAGCGCCGCGAGATATAGTTGCGCGTGCAATAGATAATGAAATGAAAATTCGTGGTGATGAATTTGTGTATTTAGATTGTTCACCAATTCCTAAAGAGGAATTGTTAAATCATTTCCCCAATATTTATGAAAAATGTAAATCTATCGGATTAGATATTTTAAAAGATTTTATTCCTGTGGTTCCTGCGGCACATTATATGTGTGGTGGTGTTTTAACAGATGCACATGGCAATTCCAGCATCAATAATTTATATGCCTGCGGCGAATGTAGTTCAACCGGTTTACATGGGGCTAACCGACTTGCAAGTAATTCATTATTAGAGGCTTTAGTTTTTGCGAACAGAATTTATGAAGATGCTGCAAATAAAATTGATACCATCGAATTTCAGGAAAATATTCCTGATTGGAATGCAGAAGGAACGAATGAGCCGAAAGAAATGGTTATGATAACACAAAGTATCAGGGAGTTGAAAGAAATAATGACAAATTATGTTGGCATTGTTCGCAGTAACGAAAGGTTGGAGCGCGCATTGGCAAGATTACATTTATTATATGAGGAAACTGAAAAACTATATGATACTACTACAATTTCACCTCAATTGTGTGAATTGAGAAACCTGATTACAATTGGATTTTTAATAACCCGCGGCGCAAGTGCAAGAAAAGAAAGCCGTGGTCTCCATTACACCACCGATTATCCTGAAAGGTCGAATTGGGCTGAGGATAGTTTATTTTAA
- a CDS encoding DinB family protein: MEQTTWISRTFNFDFPVGLFPVITGRLSGTYARLAEITNNCNTNLLTYQPQAKWSIQQHIGHLIDLEELHIGRLEDYKSGATILRAWDVVNQKTNLGNHNQQTLQQLLSEFRRVRNMLLFDLTSFSDNELNNTAMHPRLEVKMRIVDLAYFIAEHDDHHIAKIITILNK; this comes from the coding sequence ATGGAACAAACAACCTGGATATCACGTACTTTCAATTTTGACTTCCCTGTCGGTTTGTTTCCTGTTATAACCGGCCGATTATCAGGCACTTATGCGCGTTTAGCCGAAATAACGAATAATTGTAATACCAATTTGCTCACCTATCAGCCACAAGCCAAATGGAGTATTCAGCAACATATTGGCCATTTAATTGATTTGGAAGAATTACATATCGGCAGGCTTGAGGATTACAAATCGGGAGCAACAATATTGCGCGCCTGGGATGTTGTAAATCAAAAAACAAATTTGGGAAATCACAATCAGCAAACTTTACAACAATTGTTATCAGAATTTAGACGGGTAAGAAATATGTTATTATTTGATTTAACTTCTTTTAGTGATAACGAATTAAATAATACGGCAATGCATCCGCGATTGGAAGTAAAAATGCGGATTGTAGATCTGGCTTATTTTATTGCTGAACATGATGATCATCATATTGCCAAAATAATTACCATCTTAAATAAATAA
- a CDS encoding DUF3109 family protein — MIIIQQTLVSEDILDKEFVCNLNACMGACCVEGDEGAFVDEDEKKQLKKVYPIVKEYLTKDGIDAIEKQGYWVTNEEGVLKTPLMKDGPCAYTIWEKGVALCGIEKAFLDKKIKWQKPVSCHLYPIRISKVGDFQALNYEKWSICKPACKNGKELGVPIFRFVKTALIRKYGAEFYEALEATYQYREQNK, encoded by the coding sequence ATGATTATTATTCAGCAGACTCTGGTAAGTGAAGATATTCTTGATAAAGAATTTGTTTGCAATTTAAATGCCTGTATGGGTGCTTGTTGTGTTGAAGGCGATGAAGGTGCATTTGTTGATGAAGATGAAAAAAAACAATTAAAAAAAGTATATCCTATTGTAAAAGAATACCTTACAAAAGATGGTATTGATGCAATTGAAAAACAAGGCTACTGGGTTACCAACGAAGAAGGTGTTTTAAAAACTCCATTAATGAAAGACGGGCCATGTGCTTATACCATTTGGGAAAAAGGTGTCGCTTTATGTGGCATTGAAAAGGCGTTTTTAGATAAAAAAATAAAATGGCAAAAACCGGTTAGTTGTCATTTATATCCAATTCGAATTTCAAAAGTTGGAGATTTTCAGGCATTGAATTACGAAAAATGGAGTATTTGTAAACCGGCTTGTAAAAATGGAAAAGAATTGGGCGTTCCAATTTTTCGTTTTGTAAAAACTGCATTGATTCGTAAATATGGCGCTGAATTTTATGAAGCATTAGAAGCAACTTACCAATACCGCGAGCAAAATAAATAA
- a CDS encoding SAM-dependent methyltransferase has protein sequence MNGTLYLIPTVLSEEAIHVIPQYVHDITKRLTVFFVEDEKTARRYLRKTGFTASFDTTIVLPLNEHTDATAVSTYISHLKNGNDCGLMSDAGVPAVADPGSALVQLCHQNGIKIIPLVGPSSILLALMASGLNGQQFHFHGYIPVKQPMRKQYIQQMDTDARRGITQIFIETPYRNNAIIQDVISACSSNTKLCVASDLTGPKESIRTNEVQYWKKQVPVMEKIPAIFLLGM, from the coding sequence ATGAACGGCACCTTATATCTGATACCTACTGTTTTAAGCGAAGAAGCGATACATGTAATACCACAATATGTTCATGATATAACAAAAAGATTAACCGTGTTTTTTGTTGAAGATGAAAAAACTGCGCGCAGATACCTGCGGAAAACAGGATTTACCGCTTCATTCGACACAACTATAGTTTTACCACTCAACGAACATACAGATGCTACAGCGGTGTCAACATACATTAGCCATTTAAAAAATGGAAACGACTGCGGTTTAATGAGTGATGCCGGTGTTCCCGCAGTTGCCGACCCGGGTAGTGCATTGGTGCAGTTATGTCATCAAAATGGTATAAAAATAATTCCACTGGTAGGCCCTTCCAGTATTTTGCTGGCTTTAATGGCAAGCGGATTAAACGGTCAGCAATTTCATTTTCACGGTTATATTCCCGTAAAGCAACCGATGCGCAAACAATATATTCAGCAAATGGATACTGACGCACGAAGGGGAATTACTCAAATTTTTATTGAAACACCTTATCGCAATAACGCTATTATTCAGGATGTAATAAGTGCCTGCAGTTCAAACACTAAATTGTGTGTGGCCAGCGACCTCACCGGACCAAAAGAATCGATTCGAACCAATGAGGTTCAATATTGGAAAAAGCAAGTGCCGGTGATGGAAAAAATTCCTGCAATTTTTTTGTTGGGGATGTAA
- a CDS encoding DNA-3-methyladenine glycosylase yields MNNFTLKKTFYTQADTLGIAQALLGKKLVTTFDGITTSGIICETEAYCGTLDRGCHAYNNRFTERTKVMYNEGGVSYVYICYGIHYLFNVVTHNAGEPHAILIRAIEPLDGIPFMLERRNLQKYSKSIGAGPGLVTQCLGITTKHNGLSLMGQAIRICDAEPVDPKNIIASPRVGMNFSGPYKLIPWRFRIANSPFTSKAK; encoded by the coding sequence ATGAATAATTTCACATTAAAAAAAACATTTTATACCCAGGCCGATACTTTAGGTATTGCTCAGGCTTTATTGGGTAAAAAGTTGGTTACCACTTTTGATGGTATTACCACCTCGGGTATTATATGTGAAACAGAAGCATATTGCGGCACGCTAGACAGAGGTTGCCATGCATATAACAATCGTTTTACGGAAAGAACAAAGGTTATGTATAACGAAGGTGGTGTGAGTTATGTTTACATTTGTTATGGCATACATTATCTTTTTAATGTGGTTACACATAACGCCGGTGAACCGCATGCCATTTTAATAAGAGCAATAGAACCGTTAGACGGAATACCATTTATGCTGGAAAGACGCAATCTTCAAAAATATTCAAAAAGTATTGGTGCCGGACCGGGTTTGGTAACCCAATGTTTGGGTATTACAACAAAACATAATGGTTTATCGTTAATGGGGCAGGCGATTCGAATATGTGATGCCGAACCCGTTGACCCTAAAAATATTATTGCCTCACCACGTGTAGGAATGAATTTTAGTGGTCCCTATAAATTAATACCCTGGCGATTTCGAATAGCTAATTCACCTTTTACCAGTAAAGCCAAATAA
- a CDS encoding DnaJ domain-containing protein, with the protein MRINTKLNIVLLRTTEWKLVFKPFGYHKLLLAFFGFLLTGRIGGIFLGLFIGLIMDCDLMVKRKPKKPGDNRISYLMLGAFVLQASELGDRIMNETLRYRLVEKFGDNYAAKRFAFFNELMRQRIQVEAICDQIKSYATENEKKDIIQFLFDLSFHPTANSDKLHHSINYIAARISLPYESVQEIYSAFKNQHTRQQYKTTTTYTNNSTDIYSTFNLTLNCTEKELKTAFHHLAKKYHPDSNPSASGSEKIIMQDKLRKIIEAYDEIKMRRGWK; encoded by the coding sequence TTGCGCATCAATACGAAACTCAATATTGTATTATTACGCACAACTGAATGGAAATTAGTTTTTAAGCCATTTGGTTACCATAAATTATTGCTTGCATTTTTTGGGTTTTTATTAACCGGTCGTATTGGCGGAATTTTTCTTGGCTTATTTATTGGATTGATTATGGATTGCGATTTAATGGTAAAACGCAAACCCAAAAAACCGGGCGATAATCGTATCAGTTATTTAATGTTAGGTGCATTTGTTTTACAGGCAAGTGAGTTAGGCGACAGGATTATGAATGAAACACTGCGCTATCGACTGGTGGAAAAATTTGGAGATAATTATGCGGCAAAAAGATTTGCATTTTTTAATGAACTGATGCGACAACGTATCCAGGTGGAAGCAATCTGTGATCAGATAAAAAGTTATGCAACTGAAAATGAAAAAAAAGATATCATTCAGTTTTTATTCGATTTAAGTTTTCATCCTACAGCAAACAGCGATAAATTACATCATAGTATTAATTATATCGCTGCACGTATTTCATTACCTTACGAATCGGTACAGGAAATTTATTCCGCATTTAAAAATCAGCACACGCGACAACAATATAAAACGACTACAACTTACACCAATAATTCAACTGATATTTATTCCACTTTTAATCTCACATTAAACTGCACTGAAAAAGAATTAAAAACCGCATTCCATCATCTTGCTAAAAAATACCATCCTGATTCCAATCCTTCTGCATCCGGTTCAGAAAAAATAATTATGCAAGATAAACTTCGAAAAATAATTGAAGCTTATGATGAAATTAAGATGCGACGTGGATGGAAATGA